A window from Trinickia violacea encodes these proteins:
- a CDS encoding aldehyde dehydrogenase family protein: MESQNNGAVAIRDEVASFTAREHGLFIDGGWRTGRSPARLDVFNPATGARLAQVVDADAADIDAAVTSAARAFESGVWRKLRPADRERILLKLADALEANGETFAQLETLNQGKSINVARAVEVGATVEYVRYMAGWATKITGETMDVSIPFPPGTRYTAYTRREPVGVVAGIVPWNFPLMIAVWKLIPALASGCSIVIKPSPETPLTALLLAQLACEAGVPPGVFNVVTGGAEAGDALVKHRLVNKISFTGSTRTGKLVGTAAVQNMTRFSLELGGKNPIVMLADVDTEAAVQGVLAGAFFNQGQVCAAASRLYVHRSRYAQITEALAAAADSMKLGPGLDPATQINPLVSARHRDAVVRYIERGRAEGATLLCGGAPAEADGFYVKPTVMTGVGQDSTVVREEIFGPVLAAIPFDDTSEAIRMANDSPYGLTASLWTNDLKAALNLIPEIQAGTVWVNCHIPLDPSLPFGGFKQSGIGREFGRQAIDGFTEVKSVCIAH; the protein is encoded by the coding sequence ATGGAAAGCCAAAACAATGGAGCGGTCGCGATACGCGATGAAGTGGCGTCGTTTACGGCGCGGGAACATGGTCTCTTTATCGACGGCGGTTGGCGCACGGGACGATCGCCTGCGCGGCTCGACGTGTTCAATCCGGCGACGGGCGCACGTCTAGCGCAAGTGGTCGACGCGGACGCCGCCGACATCGACGCTGCCGTCACAAGCGCCGCGCGCGCGTTCGAAAGCGGCGTCTGGCGCAAACTGCGGCCCGCGGACCGCGAGCGCATTCTGCTGAAGCTGGCCGACGCGCTCGAAGCAAACGGCGAAACGTTTGCGCAGTTGGAGACGCTGAACCAGGGCAAATCGATCAACGTCGCGCGAGCGGTCGAAGTGGGCGCAACCGTCGAATACGTCCGCTACATGGCGGGCTGGGCGACCAAGATTACGGGCGAAACGATGGACGTGTCGATCCCGTTTCCGCCCGGCACGCGCTACACGGCCTACACGCGGCGCGAGCCGGTCGGCGTGGTCGCCGGCATCGTGCCGTGGAATTTCCCGCTGATGATTGCAGTCTGGAAGCTGATTCCGGCGTTGGCGAGCGGCTGCTCGATCGTGATCAAGCCGTCGCCCGAAACGCCGCTCACGGCGCTCTTGCTCGCGCAGCTGGCGTGCGAAGCGGGCGTGCCGCCGGGCGTGTTCAACGTCGTGACGGGCGGCGCGGAGGCGGGCGACGCGCTCGTCAAGCATCGGCTCGTCAACAAGATCTCGTTCACGGGCTCGACCCGCACGGGCAAGCTCGTCGGCACCGCTGCCGTGCAGAACATGACGCGTTTTTCGCTCGAACTCGGCGGCAAGAATCCGATCGTGATGTTGGCCGACGTCGATACCGAAGCGGCCGTGCAGGGTGTGCTGGCCGGCGCGTTCTTCAACCAGGGGCAGGTGTGCGCCGCCGCCTCACGCCTCTATGTGCATCGCAGCCGCTATGCCCAGATCACCGAAGCGCTTGCTGCCGCGGCCGATTCGATGAAGCTCGGGCCGGGGCTCGATCCGGCCACGCAGATCAATCCGCTCGTGTCGGCACGGCATCGCGACGCTGTGGTGCGCTATATCGAACGCGGACGCGCCGAAGGCGCGACGCTCCTGTGCGGCGGCGCTCCAGCGGAAGCGGACGGCTTCTACGTCAAGCCGACGGTGATGACCGGCGTCGGCCAGGATTCCACGGTCGTACGCGAAGAAATCTTCGGGCCCGTGCTCGCGGCCATCCCGTTCGACGACACGAGCGAGGCGATCCGGATGGCGAACGATTCGCCGTACGGCCTCACCGCGAGCCTCTGGACCAACGATCTGAAGGCCGCGCTCAATCTGATTCCCGAGATCCAGGCGGGCACCGTCTGGGTGAACTGCCATATCCCGCTCGATCCGAGCCTGCCGTTCGGCGGCTTCAAGCAATCGGGCATCGGCCGCGAGTTTGGCCGTCAGGCGATCGACGGTTTCACCGAAGTGAAATCGGTCTGCATCGCACATTGA
- a CDS encoding helix-turn-helix domain-containing protein, with product MAVQIARFDDAQLHANALAGWDQSYYQITAGRIECSLLQVAVEGLHVFRETFTQRVAQYGSAPKGAVSFAVPLHVPGDATLQGRKFERHSLHALASREDFVFHVAEGMETLILTIDASELAELLDCMQSTWSVHKHRRRSLSPNPQCYANAIRNLTEAFCAATQNDAMSSSLYAQKMFRHSMLGILLDVLTDEDPNLKTDLTDAVRCDLVRRSREIVLAGGAEPVTVLDLCRILRVSRRTLQNSFQQVAKMTPLGYLRAIRLSEVRRALMSSPREALSIGDAAARFGFFHLSHFTADYKSLFGELPSDTRRFGGSRLSTFH from the coding sequence ATGGCGGTTCAAATTGCCCGCTTCGACGACGCTCAACTCCACGCCAATGCGCTCGCGGGTTGGGACCAGTCTTACTATCAGATTACAGCGGGTCGTATCGAATGCTCGCTATTGCAAGTCGCGGTCGAGGGCCTGCACGTGTTTCGCGAGACGTTCACGCAGCGCGTCGCGCAATACGGTTCGGCTCCCAAGGGCGCGGTGAGCTTCGCCGTGCCGTTGCACGTACCCGGCGACGCCACGCTTCAGGGGCGCAAGTTCGAGCGGCACTCGCTGCATGCGCTCGCCAGCCGCGAGGACTTCGTATTTCATGTCGCCGAGGGCATGGAGACGCTAATCCTGACGATCGACGCCAGCGAACTCGCGGAACTGCTCGACTGCATGCAGTCGACGTGGTCGGTGCACAAGCACCGCAGGCGGTCGTTGTCGCCCAATCCGCAGTGCTACGCAAACGCGATCCGGAACCTGACCGAAGCGTTTTGCGCGGCGACGCAAAACGACGCGATGTCCTCGTCGCTGTACGCGCAGAAGATGTTCCGGCACTCGATGCTCGGCATCCTGCTCGACGTGCTGACCGATGAAGATCCCAATCTCAAGACCGATTTGACGGACGCCGTGCGCTGCGATCTCGTGCGCCGAAGCCGCGAGATCGTCTTGGCCGGTGGCGCCGAGCCCGTCACCGTGCTCGATTTGTGCCGCATCCTGCGCGTGAGCCGCCGCACGTTGCAGAATAGTTTTCAGCAGGTCGCAAAGATGACGCCGCTTGGCTACCTGCGTGCGATTCGTTTGTCCGAGGTGCGCCGCGCACTGATGAGCTCGCCTCGCGAGGCGCTGTCGATCGGCGACGCCGCAGCCCGCTTCGGGTTCTTTCACTTGAGCCATTTCACCGCCGACTACAAATCGCTGTTCGGCGAACTGCCTTCCGATACGCGCCGCTTTGGCGGCTCGCGCCTGTCCACGTTCCACTGA
- the hpaR gene encoding homoprotocatechuate degradation operon regulator HpaR: MSDSAFDGSLHRNLPMLLLRAREKMMDRFRPLITAQGLTEQQWRVIRALNEKGPLEPRQISDLCTISSPSMAGVLARMETLGLVTKERFADDQRRVRVSLTAKSVKLVKVLSRDLEAEYGAIERAVGADVVAQVYQAVDALLAGLDED; this comes from the coding sequence ATGTCCGATTCAGCCTTTGACGGCTCCCTGCATCGCAACCTGCCAATGTTGTTGCTTCGCGCGCGAGAAAAGATGATGGATCGGTTCCGCCCGCTGATCACGGCGCAAGGACTGACCGAGCAGCAGTGGCGCGTGATTCGCGCGCTCAACGAGAAGGGGCCGCTCGAGCCTCGGCAGATCTCCGACCTGTGTACGATTTCCAGCCCGAGCATGGCAGGCGTTTTAGCGCGTATGGAGACACTTGGTCTCGTGACGAAGGAGCGGTTCGCGGACGATCAACGCCGGGTACGCGTGTCGTTGACTGCGAAGAGCGTCAAGCTGGTCAAGGTGCTCTCCCGGGATCTGGAGGCTGAATACGGCGCCATTGAACGTGCCGTCGGCGCTGACGTGGTTGCGCAGGTATACCAGGCCGTCGACGCGCTGCTCGCGGGCCTGGACGAAGATTAA
- a CDS encoding fumarylacetoacetate hydrolase family protein has translation MFSVTDHLLHVEGDPLPRDIDAHAVSALLAHGVACRAPVCGAVYGTLLNDRAALDALGDTMHAAPYKAPPKAPILYLKPRNTLAGHRARIAVPIDANTIEVGASLGIVIGRTATRVPAERAFDYVAGYTAVADLSIPHASVYRPSVRFRARDGFCVIGPALVAKRHVPNPDSVAIRVDIPGKPSFEASTATAVRGVAQLLAEVTDFMTLVAGDIITLGVPHGAPVAQAGEEAVVTIDGFAPLVVSFTGASQPNGESR, from the coding sequence ATGTTCTCCGTAACCGATCATCTACTCCACGTCGAAGGCGACCCGCTGCCGCGCGATATCGACGCGCATGCTGTGAGCGCGCTGCTCGCGCATGGCGTCGCGTGCCGCGCGCCAGTGTGCGGCGCGGTATACGGCACGCTGCTCAACGACCGTGCGGCACTCGACGCGCTCGGCGACACGATGCACGCCGCGCCGTACAAGGCGCCGCCGAAGGCACCGATCCTCTATCTAAAGCCGCGCAACACGCTGGCCGGCCATCGCGCCCGAATCGCCGTGCCGATCGACGCAAACACCATAGAGGTCGGCGCATCGCTCGGCATCGTGATCGGCCGCACCGCGACGCGCGTGCCGGCCGAGCGCGCATTCGACTACGTCGCCGGCTACACGGCCGTCGCCGATCTGAGCATCCCGCATGCGAGCGTCTACCGCCCATCGGTACGCTTTCGCGCACGCGACGGCTTCTGCGTGATCGGCCCAGCGCTCGTGGCGAAGCGACACGTGCCCAACCCCGACAGCGTCGCGATTCGCGTCGATATCCCCGGCAAGCCGTCATTCGAAGCGAGCACCGCGACGGCGGTGCGCGGAGTCGCGCAACTGCTCGCAGAGGTGACCGATTTCATGACACTCGTTGCCGGCGACATCATCACGCTCGGCGTGCCGCACGGCGCACCGGTCGCACAAGCCGGCGAAGAAGCGGTCGTCACGATCGACGGCTTCGCGCCGCTCGTCGTGTCGTTCACCGGCGCGTCCCAACCGAACGGAGAATCGCGATGA
- a CDS encoding fumarylacetoacetate hydrolase family protein produces MMRGRVAYAGAIHEAYPEGDRVRLADGRICLEDDVVWLAPIDVGTLFALGLNYADHAKELQFTKQDEPLVFLKGPGTVLGHRGTTRRPADVTYMHYECELAVVIGRTAQNLKREEAMDHVAGYMIANDYAIRDYLENYYRPNLRVKNRDGGTVLGPWFVDAGDVRDVSNLELRTYVNGTLRQRGNTRDLVTDVPALIEYLSGFMTLAPGDVILTGTPEGTVNVDVGDEVVCEIDGLGRLVNTIASDADFGRY; encoded by the coding sequence ATGATGCGCGGCCGCGTCGCCTATGCAGGCGCCATTCACGAAGCTTATCCGGAGGGTGATCGCGTGAGGCTTGCCGACGGCCGGATTTGTCTCGAAGACGACGTGGTCTGGCTCGCGCCGATCGACGTCGGGACACTCTTCGCACTCGGCCTGAACTACGCGGATCACGCGAAGGAGCTTCAGTTCACGAAACAGGATGAGCCGCTCGTGTTCCTGAAAGGGCCTGGCACGGTGCTCGGTCATCGCGGTACGACGCGCCGGCCGGCCGACGTTACGTACATGCACTATGAGTGCGAGCTCGCGGTCGTAATCGGCCGTACCGCACAGAACCTCAAACGCGAGGAGGCAATGGACCACGTCGCGGGCTACATGATCGCGAACGACTATGCGATCCGCGACTACCTCGAGAACTACTACCGACCGAACCTGCGCGTAAAGAACCGCGACGGCGGCACCGTGCTCGGTCCGTGGTTCGTCGATGCGGGCGACGTACGCGACGTATCGAATCTCGAACTGCGCACGTACGTGAACGGCACCTTGCGCCAGCGTGGCAATACGCGCGATCTGGTCACTGACGTGCCCGCGCTGATCGAATACCTGAGCGGCTTCATGACGCTTGCACCCGGCGACGTGATCCTGACCGGCACGCCGGAGGGAACCGTGAACGTCGACGTAGGCGACGAGGTCGTCTGCGAAATCGACGGGCTCGGCCGGCTCGTCAACACGATTGCGTCGGATGCGGATTTCGGCCGCTACTGA
- the hpaE gene encoding 5-carboxymethyl-2-hydroxymuconate semialdehyde dehydrogenase — MRIEHLINGKPRAGRDYFETVNPANQDVLAEVARGDADDVNAAVAAAKDAFPAWAAKTPKERAKLIRNLGELITKHVPELSEAETNDTGQTISQTRKQLVPRAADNFHYFAEVCAHVDGHTYPTDTHLNYTLFHPVGVCALISPWNVPFMTATWKVAPCLAFGNTAVLKMSELSPITAARLGELALEAGIPAGVLNVVHGFGQETGEPLVAHRDVRAVSFTGSTATGNRIVQAAGLKKFSMELGGKSPFVIFEDADFERALDAAVFMIFSNNGERCTAGSRILVQKSIYARFAERFIERAKRIKVGDPLADDTIIGPMISQSHLAKVRSYIELGPTEGATLACGGLDALDLPASLQKGNYVAPTVFVDVGNRMRIAQEEIFGPVACLIPFDDEADAIRIANDIAYGLSSYVWTESTGRAHRVAAQIEAGMCFVNSQNVRDLRQPFGGTKASGVGREGGTWSYEVFLEPKNVCLSLGSHHIPQWGRV; from the coding sequence ATGCGTATCGAGCATCTGATCAACGGTAAGCCGCGCGCCGGACGCGACTACTTCGAAACCGTGAACCCGGCCAATCAGGACGTTCTCGCCGAAGTCGCCCGCGGCGACGCCGATGACGTCAACGCGGCCGTCGCCGCCGCAAAGGATGCGTTTCCCGCATGGGCCGCGAAAACGCCGAAGGAACGCGCGAAGCTGATCCGCAATCTCGGCGAACTGATCACGAAGCACGTGCCGGAGCTGTCGGAAGCGGAGACGAACGACACCGGCCAAACGATCTCGCAGACGCGCAAACAGCTGGTGCCTCGCGCCGCCGACAACTTCCATTACTTCGCGGAGGTCTGCGCGCACGTCGACGGTCACACGTATCCGACCGACACGCATCTGAACTACACGCTATTCCATCCCGTTGGCGTATGCGCGCTGATCTCGCCGTGGAACGTGCCGTTCATGACCGCGACGTGGAAGGTCGCACCGTGTCTCGCGTTCGGCAACACCGCGGTGCTGAAGATGAGCGAGCTGTCGCCGATCACTGCCGCGCGCCTGGGCGAGCTCGCACTCGAAGCCGGGATTCCGGCGGGTGTGCTGAATGTCGTGCACGGCTTCGGTCAGGAAACGGGCGAACCGCTCGTCGCGCATCGCGACGTGCGCGCGGTGTCGTTCACCGGCTCGACTGCAACCGGCAACCGGATCGTGCAGGCGGCTGGGCTGAAGAAATTCTCGATGGAGCTCGGCGGCAAGTCGCCGTTCGTGATCTTCGAGGACGCGGACTTTGAGCGCGCGCTCGACGCAGCCGTATTCATGATCTTTTCCAACAATGGCGAACGCTGCACGGCCGGTTCGCGGATCCTCGTGCAGAAGTCGATCTACGCGCGCTTCGCGGAGCGCTTCATCGAGCGCGCGAAGCGAATCAAGGTCGGTGATCCGCTCGCCGATGACACGATCATCGGTCCGATGATCAGCCAGAGCCACCTCGCGAAGGTACGAAGCTACATCGAGCTCGGACCGACGGAAGGTGCGACGCTCGCATGCGGCGGCCTCGACGCGCTGGATCTGCCCGCGTCGCTGCAAAAGGGCAACTACGTCGCGCCGACCGTGTTCGTCGACGTCGGCAACCGGATGCGCATCGCGCAGGAAGAGATCTTCGGCCCGGTCGCATGCCTGATCCCGTTCGACGACGAAGCCGACGCGATTCGGATCGCCAATGACATTGCGTACGGGCTGTCGAGCTACGTGTGGACCGAGAGCACGGGCCGTGCACATCGCGTCGCTGCGCAGATCGAGGCCGGGATGTGCTTCGTGAACAGCCAGAACGTGCGCGACCTGCGCCAGCCTTTCGGCGGCACGAAGGCGTCCGGCGTCGGGCGCGAAGGCGGCACGTGGAGCTACGAGGTGTTCCTCGAGCCCAAGAACGTCTGTCTGTCGCTCGGCTCGCATCACATTCCGCAGTGGGGGCGCGTCTAA
- the hpaD gene encoding 3,4-dihydroxyphenylacetate 2,3-dioxygenase, with amino-acid sequence MGELALVAKITHVPSMFLSELDGPRKGSRQDAIDGHREIARRCKALGVDTLVVFDTHWLVNANYHINCAPHFEGLYTSNELPHFIANMPFEAPGNPELGRLLAKACNDYGVETLAHDATTLAPEYGTLVPLRYMNADRHFKVVSVSALCMAHYLNDSARLGWAMRRAVEEHYDGKVAFLASGSLSHRFAQNGLAPEYAFRIWSPLLETLDRQVIEMWQRGDWKTFCEMLPEYASKGHGEGFMHDTAMMLGALGWSDYDGCAEVLTPYFGASGTGQINAVFPVTSQSGNAIPAAEASSAKQYRAFPRL; translated from the coding sequence ATGGGCGAACTCGCTCTCGTTGCGAAAATTACGCACGTGCCGTCGATGTTTCTTTCGGAACTCGACGGACCACGCAAAGGCAGCCGCCAGGACGCGATCGACGGCCATCGCGAGATCGCGCGGCGCTGCAAAGCGCTCGGCGTCGACACGCTCGTCGTGTTCGATACGCACTGGCTCGTGAACGCGAACTATCACATCAACTGCGCGCCCCACTTCGAAGGGCTCTATACGAGCAATGAGCTGCCCCACTTCATCGCCAACATGCCGTTCGAAGCACCGGGCAATCCGGAGCTCGGCCGCCTGCTCGCGAAAGCCTGCAACGACTACGGCGTCGAGACGCTAGCGCACGACGCGACAACCCTCGCGCCCGAGTACGGCACGCTCGTCCCCCTCCGCTACATGAATGCGGACCGGCACTTCAAGGTCGTGTCGGTCTCCGCGCTCTGCATGGCGCACTATCTAAACGACAGCGCTCGGCTCGGCTGGGCGATGCGCCGCGCGGTCGAAGAACACTACGACGGCAAGGTCGCATTCCTCGCAAGCGGCAGCCTGAGCCACCGTTTCGCGCAAAACGGGCTCGCGCCCGAATACGCGTTCAGGATCTGGAGCCCGTTGCTCGAAACGCTCGACCGGCAGGTCATCGAGATGTGGCAGCGCGGTGATTGGAAGACATTCTGCGAGATGCTGCCTGAGTATGCGTCGAAGGGGCATGGCGAAGGTTTCATGCATGACACCGCGATGATGCTCGGTGCGCTCGGCTGGTCCGACTACGACGGCTGTGCGGAAGTGTTGACGCCGTACTTCGGCGCATCGGGCACCGGGCAGATCAACGCGGTGTTTCCGGTCACGTCGCAAAGCGGTAACGCGATTCCGGCGGCCGAGGCGTCGTCTGCCAAGCAGTATCGGGCGTTTCCACGCCTTTGA
- a CDS encoding 5-carboxymethyl-2-hydroxymuconate isomerase, which yields MPHLTILYTPDLDRPVANGGTEMRALCTALANTMREQRDEAGQPVFPTGGVRVLAYPATHCSIADGGAAGRAAGGTGEYAFVYLNLRIARGRSPAVHQAVGRALDAVIHEHFAPLLATRHIGITLQIDEGNEVYNSRNSSLHPLFTQG from the coding sequence ATGCCGCATCTGACGATCCTCTACACTCCGGACCTCGACCGTCCAGTCGCCAACGGCGGCACCGAGATGCGAGCGCTGTGCACGGCGCTTGCCAATACGATGCGCGAGCAAAGGGACGAAGCCGGCCAGCCGGTGTTTCCGACGGGCGGCGTCCGCGTGCTCGCCTATCCCGCCACCCACTGCTCCATCGCAGACGGTGGCGCGGCCGGACGCGCGGCCGGCGGCACCGGCGAATATGCGTTCGTCTATCTCAACCTGCGGATCGCGCGCGGACGCAGCCCGGCCGTGCACCAGGCAGTCGGGCGCGCGCTCGACGCGGTGATCCATGAACATTTCGCGCCGCTGCTTGCCACGCGGCATATTGGCATCACACTGCAGATCGACGAAGGCAACGAGGTCTATAACTCGCGCAACAGCTCTCTGCATCCGCTTTTCACTCAAGGCTGA
- the hpaH gene encoding 2-oxo-hept-4-ene-1,7-dioate hydratase, which produces MLPQDTITSLARQLYDARKTRTQLRQFSKQYPEMTIEDGYSIQREWVKLELADGREIRGRKIGLTSRAMQQASQITEPDYAPLMDDMFFDAGSDIPIDRFIAPRVEVELAFILDKPLEGPGVTLFDVLSATGYVVPAIEIIDARIEQFDRDTRAMRKVFDTISDFAANAGVVLGGRPVKPMDVDLRWVGAMLHKNSVIEETGLAAAVLNHPATGVAWLANKIAPYGETLNAGDVVLAGSFTRPTPAAAGDALHVDYGPLGSISFRFV; this is translated from the coding sequence ATGCTTCCGCAAGACACGATCACGTCACTGGCCCGCCAGCTGTACGACGCGCGCAAGACGCGCACGCAGCTGCGCCAGTTCTCGAAGCAATATCCGGAAATGACGATCGAGGACGGCTATTCGATCCAACGCGAGTGGGTGAAGCTCGAGCTCGCGGATGGCCGTGAAATCAGAGGACGCAAAATTGGCCTCACGTCACGCGCCATGCAACAGGCGAGCCAGATTACGGAACCGGACTACGCACCGCTGATGGACGACATGTTCTTCGACGCGGGCAGCGATATTCCTATCGACCGCTTCATCGCGCCGCGCGTCGAAGTCGAGCTCGCCTTCATTCTCGACAAGCCGCTCGAAGGGCCGGGCGTCACGCTGTTCGACGTGCTGTCCGCGACCGGCTACGTGGTGCCGGCGATTGAAATCATCGACGCTCGCATCGAGCAGTTCGATCGGGACACGCGCGCGATGCGCAAGGTGTTCGACACGATCAGCGACTTCGCAGCGAACGCGGGCGTCGTCCTGGGCGGACGTCCCGTCAAGCCGATGGATGTCGATCTGCGCTGGGTCGGCGCCATGCTGCACAAGAACAGCGTGATCGAGGAAACCGGGCTCGCAGCCGCGGTGCTCAACCACCCCGCCACCGGCGTCGCGTGGCTGGCGAACAAGATTGCGCCGTACGGCGAGACGCTGAACGCAGGCGACGTCGTGCTCGCCGGCTCGTTCACGCGCCCGACGCCGGCTGCGGCCGGCGATGCGCTCCATGTCGACTACGGACCTCTCGGCTCGATCTCGTTCCGCTTCGTCTGA
- the hpaI gene encoding 4-hydroxy-2-oxoheptanedioate aldolase, with the protein MQIPSNTFRNALRAGHTQIGLWVGLADANAAELLATCGFDWLLLDGEHAPNDVRVVLDQLRAVAPYPVHPIVRPVCGEPSLIKQYLDVGAQTLLVPMVSTAEYAEQTVRAMRYAPDGIRGMGAALARASRWNQVKDYLDRANDEMCLLVQAETTEAIANLRDIAAVDGVDGVFFGPADLSASMGYRGQPNHPDVQRTIIEGIRTVLDAGKAAGVLMANQEVAQRYLDAGAQFVAVGVDTTLLVQAASSLSQRYKKKNAQAQECNASSSGVY; encoded by the coding sequence ATGCAGATTCCATCGAACACATTCCGCAACGCGCTGCGCGCGGGCCACACCCAGATCGGGCTGTGGGTCGGGTTGGCCGATGCCAATGCCGCAGAGTTGCTGGCAACCTGCGGCTTCGACTGGCTGTTGCTCGACGGTGAACATGCACCGAACGACGTCCGCGTGGTGCTCGATCAACTGCGTGCCGTAGCGCCCTATCCGGTACACCCGATCGTTCGGCCGGTGTGCGGGGAACCGTCGCTGATCAAACAGTACCTCGATGTAGGCGCGCAAACGTTGTTGGTGCCGATGGTCAGCACCGCCGAATACGCTGAACAGACGGTGCGCGCGATGCGCTACGCGCCTGATGGAATACGCGGCATGGGTGCGGCACTTGCCCGTGCGTCGCGATGGAACCAGGTCAAGGATTACCTTGATCGTGCGAATGACGAAATGTGTCTGCTCGTGCAAGCAGAAACCACTGAAGCCATAGCAAATCTGCGTGATATCGCGGCGGTGGATGGCGTAGATGGCGTGTTCTTCGGCCCTGCCGATTTGTCGGCCTCGATGGGATACCGCGGCCAACCCAATCATCCGGACGTGCAGCGAACCATCATCGAAGGAATTCGCACCGTTCTCGATGCCGGAAAGGCCGCAGGTGTGCTGATGGCCAACCAAGAGGTTGCGCAGAGGTATCTCGACGCCGGGGCGCAGTTCGTCGCAGTCGGAGTCGATACCACACTCCTTGTTCAAGCGGCGTCCTCGCTTTCGCAGCGCTACAAGAAAAAGAATGCACAGGCACAGGAGTGCAACGCTTCGTCTTCCGGCGTCTATTGA